In a single window of the Acyrthosiphon pisum isolate AL4f chromosome X, pea_aphid_22Mar2018_4r6ur, whole genome shotgun sequence genome:
- the LOC100167531 gene encoding UBX domain-containing protein 1-like, translated as MTSQETVQFLIDAGFQKEKAEKSVSMTGNQGVEPAMEWLLAHNDDKMEPSTAQEASTANTNSETNTPSATVAKCEDSNKLFADTTALDYHAIKSGHSNFAGSTEEIKPLTEDEKKEQIKKLVERLKEKRKERETKEKGEELERKKIKIGTGKEKAVAEKKLEDEYIKQIMDKKKPKKQTKDYTETKLQIRLTNGQTIVQTFNVKETMAAVRVYIELNRSDGDAPFCLITSFPRKVFTSDDYEKPLDQLGLVPSAVLIMTKPRQ; from the exons atGACGTCTCAGGAAACCGTTCAGTTTCTCATTGACGCAGGTTTCCAGAAAGAAAAAGC CGAAAAGAGTGTTTCAATGACAGGAAATCAAGGTGTTGAACCTGCAATGGAGTG gTTATTGGCACACAATGATGATAAAATGGAACCGTCAACTGCTCAAGAAGCATCTACTGCCAACACTAATTCAGAAACTAATACCCCATCTGCAACAGTAGCCAAATGTGAAGA CAGTAACAAATTATTTGCTGACACTACTGCACTAGATTATCATGCCATTAAGTCAGGTCATAGTAATTTCGCAGGATCAACAGAAGAAATTAAACCGTTAACTgaagatgaaaaaaaagaacaaataaaaaaattggtagaACGTTTAAAGGAAAAGCGTAAGGAACGCGAAACTAAAGAAAAAGGAGAAGAactagaaagaaaaaaaattaaaattggcaCTGGAAAAGAGAAGGCTGTTgctgaaaaaaa gcTTGAAGATgaatacataaaacaaattatggataaaaaaaaacctaaaaaacaaacaaaggATTATACAGAGACAAAATTACAG atTCGTCTTACAAATGGTCAAACAATTGTTCAAACATTTAATGTTAAAGAAACTATGGCTGCTGTAAGAGTTTATATTGAACTAAACCGTTCTGATGGTGATGCTCCTTTCTGTCTCATTACAAGCTTTCCAAGAAAAGTTTTTACAAGTGATGATTATGAAAAACCACTTGATCAATTag GTTTGGTACCAAGTGCTGTTTTAATAATGACTAAGCCACgacaataa
- the LOC100165495 gene encoding kelch-like protein 2: MQNTHQIPESRRCEPAKLYKKSSFVDIYAALQFLRNGEIFCDIKLETDENNVIFAHKVVLASASPYFYAMFTNFSERNSKLVVLKQIDSTALQLLVNFIYSGEILITEKNIQVLLPAADFLQLQEVKEACCDFAQTLLCPNNCIGIYAIADLHGCTKLLTSSELYIQQHFSEVVGGNEFLSLSSEQVVRLISSDKLIVPSEEKKMYLPQLMEYVRLPLTSKSYISKKVVEEPLIKNCLKCKDYIDEALHFHNIHKSEKLIPQNIRNKPRHGDNVILIVGGYDNEYRKITEWYDPKMDRWNYGPEMITSRVNTGVCVVNDNLVFAVGGYNYQGEPLRSVDMLDLTSDSLCWKPSVDMLVKRSNLGVCAINNYYIYAVGGSTLQSDTVECYYPSLDTWNPVAKMSVHRRSAGVGVLNGVLYVVGGHNGFKCLSSVEAYTPSTGVWTTIADMHMPRHLAGIALDDLLYVVGGEDETSFLDSTECYNPKTNTWSLVAASMNHERTSIGGVAFNRPRHFKNGFHL, translated from the exons ATGCAAAATACACATCAAATACCAGAATCCAGAAGATGTGAACCagccaaattatataaaaaatcatcTTTTGTTGATATATATGCAGCATTGCAATTCTTACGCAA TGGTGAGATTTTTTGTGATATAAAACTTGAAACAGAcgaaaacaatgtaatattCGCACATAAAGTGGTTTTAGCATCAGCCAGTCCATATTTCTatgcaatgtttacaaatttttcAGAACGGAATAGTAAGCTTGTTGTTTTGAAACAGATAGATTCTACCGCTTTACAACTCTTAGTAAACTTTATTTACTCCGGAGAAATCTTGATCactgaaaaaaacattcaa GTTTTATTACCGGCTGCTGATTTCTTGCAGTTACAAGAAGTAAAAGAGGCATGTTGTGATTTTGCACAGACACTACTCTGCCCTAATAACTGTATTGGTATATACGCTATAGCTGATTTACatggttgtacaaaattgttaacaagttcagaattatatattcaacAGCATTTTtc agaAGTTGTTGGTGGTAATGAATTCCTATCCTTATCATCCGAACAAGTTGTTAGGTTGATCTCAAGTGATAAACTTATTGTTCCATCCGAAGAAAAA aaaatgtatttacccCAATTAATGGAATACGTAAGATTACCGTTAACATCAAAAAGTTACATATCAAAAAAAGTAGTTGAGGAACCTCTTATTAAGAATTGTTTGAAAT gtaAAGATTACATAGATGAGGCATtgcattttcataatatacacaaGTCAGAAAAGCTTATTCCACAAAATATCCGCAATAAGCCCAGACATGGAGATAAT gttatattaattgttggtGGATATGATAATGAATATAGGAAGATTACAGAATGGTACGACCCAAAAATGGATCGATGGAATTATGGACCAGAAATGATTACAAGTCGTGTAAATACTGGTGTATGTGTAGTGAATGACAATTTAGTGTTTGCTGTAGGTGGTTATAATTATCAGGGTGAACCTCTTCGGTCTGTAGATATGCTAGATTTAACTTCAGATTCACTTTGTTGGAAACCGAGTGTTGATATGTTAGTTAAGCGATCTAATTTAGGAGTTTGTgcaatcaacaattattatatctatgcc GTAGGAGGATCAACCCTGCAGTCAGATACTGTTGAATGTTATTATCCCAGTCTTGATACATGGAACCCAGTCGCAAAAATGTCTGTTCATCGCAGAAGTGCTGGAGTAGGAGTTTTAAATGGTGTACTGTATGTTGTAGGTGGTCATAATGGATTTAAATGCCTGAGTAGTGTTGAAGCATACACACCAAGTACAGGAGTTTGGACGACTATTGCTGATATGCATATGCCTCGACACCTTGCAG gAATAGCATTAGATGATTTATTGTATGTTGTCGGTGGAGAAGACGAAACTTCATTTTTGGATTCTACAGAATGTTACAACCCCAAAACTAATACCTGGTCCTTGGTGGCAGCATCAATGAATCATGAACGGACTTCAATAGGAGGAGTAGCCTTTAATAGGCCGCGACATTTTAAGAATGGTTttcatttatga
- the LOC100570555 gene encoding (E3-independent) E2 ubiquitin-conjugating enzyme UBE2O-like: MVDVKWQDGTKETGVSSTDLYPVKTLDYLEFFPGNFVTKKSPASDVYGVVESVDRAERTAHIQWFKVYPENPSLPNPIEKTYFSVYDLHDHPDFHFKCGCLVLHSNPDTNPDSNTLTAGKVLSAGSDGR, from the exons ATGGTAGATGTTAAATGGCAG GATGGTACTAAAGAAACTGGAGTTTCTTCCACTGATCTCTACCCAGTAAAAACTCTTGATTATCTTGAGTTTTTTCCTGGCaattttgtaactaaaaaaagtcCTGCATCTGACGTTTATGGTGTTGTAGAATCTGTGGACCGTGCAGAACGCACTGCTCATATACAATGGTTTAAAGTTTATCCTGAAAATCCATCATT GCCAAATCCTATTGAAAAGACTTATTTTAGTGTATATGACTTACATGATCATCCGGATTTCCATTTTAAATGTGGTTGTCTCGTTTTACATAGTAATCCTGATACGAACCCAGATTCAAATACCTTAACTGCTGGAAAAGTATTAAGTGCAGGGTCTGATGGcagg